AACGGTTGGTATTAAGAACTAGCTAACAGAAAAATATGTAAAAGTCGAGGAAATCCCTCGACTTTTTTATATTTCCTTTGGTTGATGATAGGTCTCTACTTCTTTTTTGAGATGAGATAGCATGGAGGTTTCATCGGTTAGTTCCAGAAGGGAGAAACCTTTTTGGATAAGTTTAGAATCATCCGTACAAATCCCAATACGGACATAGCAGATAGCAAGCCTATCGTAGCTTTTCTTGTTCTTGGCATCTTCTAGTAAAGTATAGCATATTTGTTTACACATATTTCTATCTTGATTGTATAAGTAAATGGTGGAGAGGTTGAGTAGGATTGCCATTCGCAAGTCATATAAATGTTGATAGTTTTTATAGACTTCTAAGCGTTGCAAGATTTTTCCAGTGATGAGATGGATATGTTCTATAGGAAAGGTAAAGAGAATGGTATTGAGAATTTTTAAGTCATTCTCGTACCAAGTGTCCTGCTTTTCTATCTTCTTCCATAGCTTCTTTACAGTATTGTTAACTTCGATTGACAGTTTTTTAGTCCCATTTTGGCGAATATAGATAACAATTTCTAGCATATCTCGTATCTCTTTGATGGGGAGGTCGTGGTGAGTTTTGAGGTAGTCTTGACATTTTTGAAATAGTTTTTCGAGTTCATTAGTCCCTAGGATTGAGCTCATATTGAGATAGGTTTGCATAATTTCTGTGCGTTGACTTGGTTGATAAAGTTGACAGATATATTCAAACTCTTCAAAACTCATATTGACTTGTCGGAGAAGAAACTCCATATTCTCATATTTAGGAGTTGTTTTCCCGCTTTCGATTTTTGATAGGCTGGTTCTTGAAAGGACGCTACCACAGACATCTTCTTGGGTTAATCCTTTTGACTCACGTATTTCTTTATAAACATTTCCAAAATCGTAGCGCATGATCTCCTCCTTGTTCGTGAAAAAAGTTAACAGAAAATAGAAACTGATTAAAAATATTGTATCATAGTAGTATAAAAAGTAAAAAAGAAATCTAAAATAAATTTGTGAAAAAAGGGAATAAATTCTACGACTAAGATGATAAAGTACTA
This window of the Streptococcus sp. D7B5 genome carries:
- a CDS encoding helix-turn-helix transcriptional regulator, with amino-acid sequence MRYDFGNVYKEIRESKGLTQEDVCGSVLSRTSLSKIESGKTTPKYENMEFLLRQVNMSFEEFEYICQLYQPSQRTEIMQTYLNMSSILGTNELEKLFQKCQDYLKTHHDLPIKEIRDMLEIVIYIRQNGTKKLSIEVNNTVKKLWKKIEKQDTWYENDLKILNTILFTFPIEHIHLITGKILQRLEVYKNYQHLYDLRMAILLNLSTIYLYNQDRNMCKQICYTLLEDAKNKKSYDRLAICYVRIGICTDDSKLIQKGFSLLELTDETSMLSHLKKEVETYHQPKEI